The nucleotide sequence ATCTCGTTAGCTAGCATGCTCCTAGTTACCTAGCACCTGAATGCACCCTTCTTTTGTGCAACTTAATGATATGCTCTTGCGTAGAGTATGTTGCCATATCCGGCAAAGGAAATTAGCTAACTCATAACTCACAAGTCACAACCTAGAACAAAATATACCTTTCTCGGATTTGCCCTTCGATTTATTGAAATACCAgataaaacaatttgaaatattttcctatttattttGTCACAACTGAAGTAGGTTATGGAAAATGAACTAATCACtggaaacaaatttataaatatagtCAGTCCATGTAGAAACCTAAGATTGTCCAGGCTTTGCAAACAAAACGGAATCCCTTTCAAACTCTATCCTCGCTGTAAAAAAATTTGAGCgagtttattttagattaaattTGAAACCTCGTAAATATTGAAATGTGAACACATTTAACAGCAATGCTTAAAAGCTTCAGATGAAAAGGAAATACAAAGTTTGAAAATCATAAAAGGAATATGAGTATTTAAAGAGATGGCTTCAAATGGACAGTGCTCCAATGAAGTTTGCAATATCATGAAAACAATAGAATTGATTAAGTATGATTTGGTACATAGTATGATTGCATAGCTGTACGAATTCATTCAAAATACTTGGTCTAAACCAGTAGTTATCAAACTTTTCAGGCTGTCTCccaattttagaatttgtcaagtctcgtgccccacctcgaaaataacaagctatcaaataacagataataaggcgaaagtatgttttatgaagttttgaaatgtaaatatccaaaatgaagcaggcaagatcaaatctaatgaatatttttatttttaagcttcccggcccctcaaaaaattgtctacgatCGCggcccaccgtttgagaacgtTTGGTAAAATTCAGAATTACTCATCAATAGAACATGCCCCAAAAATGTCACCATCACATATTTTAGAAATCATTAACTGCAGTTTAGCAATGCAAGCTTTTATAATACTCAATATTGACGACCTTAAATAATGATCTTGAAAAAAATCAGCCAGAAAAATAAATCTAGATAAATTACCTCTATCTCTAGCTTCCTCCTTTtgtgtcaaatatttttgtactttttcATTTTCCACAACTCTTTCCTTCTCTCTCAATGCTGTGACTTTATCTACAAAGCAAGAGTTTGGAAGATATCAATGGTGgatgttaaaatattttccatttgaCAAACAGATACTTATTACTAGAATTTATCTTGACTTGGATAATAATTGTGCATAAAAGGATTTCCATCTCCTTTGCCAATTCAggatggttcatgtaaccgtTTGTGGCTCAAAACTTCCACAAGTATTCAAATCCATACaactgaaacaataaactttaACTACTCCCAAGCCATCACCGCATCCCCGGGCATAAATGAAAATATCGCAAGAAGGTTTTGATTATGAATCACACTTACTGTTTTTTCTGTATCCATATGTGACTCCAAGTAACAGTAATGACCATCTTGCAGtctgaaaaataatgaaaacatttttctttcataccatatataaatatttatctaaGTAGATGTTATAACATTAAGCTTGAAATTTAGCTTGCAAGTTATGTCTAATCTACCATACTAGTCTTCGTTCAAATTTCTCAATGATAACTTGAATTATTAAAATCGTCATAATATGATTCAATTTTGCCTTTCGCCCCAGCGGAGTACGAGTTTTGACTTTTGGTATAAACGAATTTTGCTCTACTGAGCATGAAATTGAGTTGAAGATTACTTTTTGCTAGTTGCATGGTATAAAACATTTCGATATAATTTAAAAGACTTACCTTTATCAAAGGTGAAACAGCGAGAGGAGCAGACatattgatttaaattataatctagaaaaaattcaaaaggtAGAAAATGAGtcagaaaatatataaaaagatgTTTACTTCACACATCCAGCAGAAATATGACAACTGTGGTAAAAATAATGTGGGTAAGCACTCCGGAAATGATCAATCAAGCATACGTGATAATAATATTATCCTATTATGTTCATGTTCCCAATAATATCATTGCTACTATTTGCATATCATTAACTCCTTGATCAATAGTAAGGAAAATTGACCATACTCTGTACAGCTTACATTTAGTAATAGTTTTCCTTCTaacttcaaattaaaaattatatacgaaTATGCCAATAAATGCAAGTTACAACTTGATAGTATGATTATTCCCTCCAACATAAAATAGTCAAATGATatagattcaaaatttttctatctTATTCAATATTAATCTAACCATCATATGCAGGAAACGGGGAAAAACTTGTCTCCATAATTCCTAAAAAGCAGCAAACAGACTATTTGCACTGCATAAAAATTTTAGAGTGGAAAATGAAAAAAGGAGGTATGAGCTTGTTCCATTGGTCTTCTGGGAAGTTTATATAACAAAATTAgtgataaattttgattatcAATCAATAtgccatattttattttgacacaaATATTAAGAATGCAGTATTAAGAAATCCTTTTTGTGTAAACATTGCAGTACAATATTTTAAGAGCAGCTTTTCTTGGAAAGGCAAAAATATTACGTACACAAAACATACAAACGATTAACtacacaaattttaattttttcaaatttttttccttcACATTTCATTCTCAAATAGTTTAattcaataattcaaatataaaatgaataattcaataattcaaatataaaatgaattatcAAATCAAGTTGAAAATTAAGCAAATGTTTGCTTTCAATCAGAAAATACTTCAGTCCAGTGcaactttaaataaaaatgaacaagGGTTGACTTCATTATGATTAGACCCTTAAAAATATCCCTTATCCTCCAACTGTCTAACCACATGAAAAACCCATTCCTTCAACCTCAAAAGCTGACATCACTTTTCAGTAATTTACAACACCCGATCACAATATTCCATATGCATAGTAACTAAACAGGCACACTATTTGAAGGAACTGATCGGGCtgttttataaattgaaaaataatttgatggCGCATGACatacaaaattaacaaaatccATCAATCTCGGAAAATCTTCTTCTGGTCctaaataaaatgattctgGATCAAAAGGCTTTGAATGATCAAATTGTTCTGTTGGCAAAAGCCATGTAAGCACAACAGATTTTTCACACAGTGGATCTATTAAAAATGACCTGCATTGTGCATAATATTTTTGTCCATCGTCAACATCCACCACAAAAACCACATCTCCAGTTTGGTAATACTGTCCTTTATAAAAAATACAGTCACTTGTTGTGATAGATGAAAACGTGCCTTTGCCCTTAAAAGTGGTCTTCTGCTTGAAAATCACCCGCCTGCTTTTTCCTTTTGTTGGCAACCGCCTTTCCGACGTTTTTTGTTTTGAGGTTTTTAATCTTGCTGAAGCTCGCTTACCACCATTACCATTGCCAGAACCATCATTATCGTTGATCTCTTGTTTTGACTTGTCCATAATTAGGCCAAACTCAATGTAAATTCAGAATCACTGCTTCTACAAACCAGCAGAACGCCATtctcaaatgagccaagaaaaccAAGCAGCAAACCTCACTACTTCACCAAGTGTTAACCTCTAAAAGCAGAGATCATTGAAATTTATAGATGCCAGATTTTGTGTGAGTGTTGTCTCACACGTCGTTGGCAGTTATCTTTactgttattttt is from Styela clava chromosome 9, kaStyClav1.hap1.2, whole genome shotgun sequence and encodes:
- the LOC144427267 gene encoding GATA zinc finger domain-containing protein 1-like is translated as MDKSKQEINDNDGSGNGNGGKRASARLKTSKQKTSERRLPTKGKSRRVIFKQKTTFKGKGTFSSITTSDCIFYKGQYYQTGDVVFVVDVDDGQKYYAQCRSFLIDPLCEKSVVLTWLLPTEQFDHSKPFDPESFYLGPEEDFPRLMDFVNFVCHAPSNYFSIYKTARSVPSNSVPV